CGCGCTGCGCGCGGGCCGCGAATTCAGCACCACCCGGTTCCACGACCGACTGGCGGATGCGCTCCAGCAGCACGTCGCTCCCCCGCGCCGCGCGACGACAAGGGATCGGCAATGGACGCCGGCACTCGACTGAAGAAGGCGCATCCGAAACCGACAGGTGCGGATCGGCGCGCGAGGATCTATGCTTTGCCCACTGGGGATCGTGTCACTTGGGAATTGGCACGGCGAATGCGCACCGTCGCGCGGAGCGCAGGGTCCTCCCCGCACTCGAAGTATGGGGATTGGACAATCGTCATGATTGTTCGCGCGTGCGCTCTGTTCGCTGCCACGGTGCTCTGCATCGGCCTGGCAGCCTGCTCCGCCGAGCCCGCGTCCCAGGCCGGCGCGCCGGCGCATCCGTCGGCATCGGCGTCGGCACCGGCATCCCCCCCACTCCACCGCTTCCCCGGCCCCCGAGCCGACCGCGTCGGCGTCCGCGCCTCCCACGACCGCCGATCCGGACCAGCCCGTCCCGAAGGTGGGCCGCGCCGGAGTCACCACGGCCCCGGCCCAGAAGGCCGAGCCGGCGGCGCCCTCGGATCCCGTCGCCTATCCGGACGGCGTGTCGGTGCGGATCACCGACGTGTCGTTCGCCGAGGAGACGGCGAAGGGCCCGGGAAGCTTCCCCGGCCGCGCCTTCGCCCGCCTCAGCCTGGAGCTGACGAACGGGTCGTCCGACCCCATCGACCTCGGGACGTCCGTCCTGACGCTGCTCGACAAGAGCGGCACCCCCGTCCAGCCCGTCTACGCGGACGAGGCGGACGTGCACGACTTCGCCGGGACGCTGAGCCCCGGCGGCAAGGCGACCGCCGTGTACGCCTTCGCGGTCCCCGACGACTCGAAGTCGCAGATCACGCTGGTGGTCGACTTCGACGCGGCCCACACATCAGCCGTCTTCCGCGGAGGCCTCGAGTGACATGCCTCCCGTGACCGTCCTTCCCACGCACAGCGCACCGACGACAAGAGGACTCCTCATGCCCGGAATCATCCGCGACCGGATGGGGGTCTCCTCCCGTCGCATCACCGCTTCGCTCGTCGCCGTGGCGATGATCGTCGCCACGCTGGCCCTCGTGGTCGTCCCCTCGGGCCGGGCCGCTGCGGCCGATCCCCCGGCGCTGCCCGACACGGTCACGACCGACGTGCTGCCGACGTGGCAGATCAACGGCGTCGTGTGGAGCCAGGCGGTCGTCGGCAACACGGTGTACGTCACCGGCAGCTTCACCAAGGCGCGGCCGCCGGGGGTCGCTGTGGGAGGTGCCGGCGAGATCGATGCGCAGAACATCTTCGCCTTCGACATCACGACGGGCAACCCGATCCCGAACTTCACGCACTCCCTCGACGCCCAGGGCCTCGTCGTTCGCGCCGCGCCGGACGGCAAGACGGTCTACTTCGGCGGCGACTTCACCACGGTCGACGGACAGGCGCGCTCCCACGTCGCGGCGTTCGACGTCGCGACGGGTGCGCTCGTCTCGTGGGCGCCCCGCACCGACGGCCAGGTGCGCGGCTTCGCCTTCTCGGGCAGCACCGTCTACGTCGGCGGCAACTTCCGCTCGAGCGGCGGTCAGCCGCGCACGGAGCTCGCCGCCTGGGACACGACCACCGGCACACTGACGGCCTGGGCACCGGTCGCGGCGGGCGACGGCTTCGTCTGGGACATGGTCTCCAGTCCCGACCGCTCCCGCGTGATCATCGCCGGGTCGTTCACGCAGCTGAACGGCCAGACGGCGTACGGCATGGGATCGCTGGATGCCGCGACGGGCAACGCGATGCCGTGGGCAGCCGTCAGCACCATCAAAACGGCCGGCCTCAACGGGGCGATCTCGAGCCTCAGCACCGACGGCACGCAGGTCTTCGGCACCGGATACGCCTTCGGCGCCGGGGCATCCTTCGAGGGCACCTTCGCCGCCGATCCGTACACCGGGAAGATCAACTGGATCAACGACTGCCTCGGCGACACGTACTCGAGCTTCCCCCAGGGCCAGGTCCTGTACTCGGTCGGCCACCGCCACGACTGCACGGTCGTGGGCGGCTTCCCCGACACGAGCCCGCGGTCGCGCTGGCAGAAGGCGACGGCCGAGCCGACGTTCCCGGTCGGGACCATCACGACGAAGGACGCGTACGGCTGGGACTTCACCGGCAACGCCTACGCGGGGCTCCTGCACTGGTACCCCGATCTGGAGTTCGGCAGCTACACCGACGCCCGGCAGGCCGCATGGTCGGTGACCGGCAACTCCGACTACATCGTGCTCGGCGGCGAATTCCCGAAGGTCAACACGACGGCGCAGCAGGGCCTGGTCCGCTTCGCGCGTCGCCCGATCTCGCCGCACGCCGTCGCGCCGATCAACAGCACGGCGTTCACACCCGCTCCGTACTCGAACGAGGCCGGCACCGTCCGCGTCCCGTTCAGCAGCGTGTGGGACCGCGACAACACGGCGATCACGTACGACGTCTTCCGCAGCCCCGCGACGAAGATCGCGACCTTCACCCGCAATGACAGCGAGTTCTGGCGGCTCCCGAGCCTCAGCATCACCGACACCGGCCAGACGCCGGGTGCGCAGGTGCGCTACCAGGTGAGGGCGAAGGATGCCGACGGCAACGTGCAGTGGAGCGCCTGGTCGCCGTACATCACGGTGTCGGGGGCCGCGGCATCCACCTACCGGACGGCGGTGCGCGCAAGCGCGCCCACGCACTACTGGCGCCTCGGCGAGACCTTGGGCACGAAGCTGTACGACGACGTCGGGGATGCACCCGGCACGCTCCTGAGCCTCACGCTCGGCGCGAGCGGCGCGCTCACGAACGACGTCGACGCCGCCGTCACCTCGGCGGGCGGCAGCAACCCGCGCATGACGACGACCGACAGCGAGTCGACCACCGCCGCCACCTCGGTCGAGGCGTGGGTCAAGACGACGAGCACCCGCGGCGGCCGCATCGTCGGGTACGGCAACTCCTCGACGGGGACCTCGGCGTCCGGCCTCACCGACAGGGTGCTGTATCTCGACACCTCCGGCCGGGCGAACTTCGCCATCAACGACGGCTCGTACCGCACGGTGTACAGCCGCGGGAGCGTCAACGACGGCCAGTGGCACCACATCGTGGGCACCGTCGGAACCGGCGGGATGGAGCTCTACGTCGACGGGATCCGCGTCGGCCGCGATCAGAGCGCCACGACGCCGAAGTCCTACATCGGATACTGGCGGATCGGCGCCGACCAGACCGGCAGCTTCACCAACCGGCCGAGCGACGCAGCGCTCTCCGGCAGCATCGACGACGTCGCCGTCTACGCCAAGGCGCTGACCAAGGGCGATGTCCAGGCCCACTACGCGGCGAGCGGCCGGACGGGAAGCTGGACCGCGGCGCCCGCCGACGCGTACGGCGCGGCGGTCTCGACCGATGCGCCCGACCTGTACTGGCGGCTGAACGAGACGGCATCGGGCCCCGTGCGCGACTTCGCCGTCGGCGGGTCGACCGGCAACCAGAGCGGGAGCGTGACGCGCAGCCAGCCCGGCGCCATCTCGGGCGACACCGCGACGACCTTCAACGGATTGCTGTCGGGCCTCGTGGTCGCGCAAGAGGCGACGAACGCGCCGACGGCGTTCACCGCCGAAGTGTGGTTCAAGACCACCAGCACGACCGGCGGCAAGCTCGTCGGCTTCGGCAATGCGGCGAGCGGCCTCAGCACGAACTACGACCGGCACATCGTCATGCAGAGCAACGGCCGCGTGAGCTTCGGCGTGAACAACGGCTCGCAGACGAGCGTCGTGAGCCCGGCCGCGTACAACGACGGGCTGTGGCACTACGCCGTCGCTTCGCAGGGGCCGGACGGCATGAAGCTCTGGGTCGACACGAAGCTGGTCGGGAGCAACGGCGTCACGACGGCGCAGAACTACCGCGGCTACTGGCGGATCGGCGGAGACCGGACGTTCGGCAGCACGTCGAGCAACTACATCACCGGGACGCTCGACGAGGTCGCGGTGTACCCCGGCGTGCTGAGCGAGGACCGCATCCGGTCGCACTTCGCCGCGGCGGGCCGCACCCCGGGTGAGCGCGCGCCCGTCGCGTCGTTCACCGCGACGACGAACGAGCTGGCGGTGAACGTGGATGCCTCGGCATCCACCGACGCCGACGGGAACATCGTCAGCTACGACTGGACGTTCGGCGACGGCTCGACCGCGGCCGGCGTGACGGCCGCGCACACGTACGCCCAAGCCGGCACGTACACGGTGACGCTCAAGGTGACCGACG
This genomic interval from Microbacterium sp. 4R-513 contains the following:
- a CDS encoding PKD domain-containing protein codes for the protein MPGIIRDRMGVSSRRITASLVAVAMIVATLALVVVPSGRAAAADPPALPDTVTTDVLPTWQINGVVWSQAVVGNTVYVTGSFTKARPPGVAVGGAGEIDAQNIFAFDITTGNPIPNFTHSLDAQGLVVRAAPDGKTVYFGGDFTTVDGQARSHVAAFDVATGALVSWAPRTDGQVRGFAFSGSTVYVGGNFRSSGGQPRTELAAWDTTTGTLTAWAPVAAGDGFVWDMVSSPDRSRVIIAGSFTQLNGQTAYGMGSLDAATGNAMPWAAVSTIKTAGLNGAISSLSTDGTQVFGTGYAFGAGASFEGTFAADPYTGKINWINDCLGDTYSSFPQGQVLYSVGHRHDCTVVGGFPDTSPRSRWQKATAEPTFPVGTITTKDAYGWDFTGNAYAGLLHWYPDLEFGSYTDARQAAWSVTGNSDYIVLGGEFPKVNTTAQQGLVRFARRPISPHAVAPINSTAFTPAPYSNEAGTVRVPFSSVWDRDNTAITYDVFRSPATKIATFTRNDSEFWRLPSLSITDTGQTPGAQVRYQVRAKDADGNVQWSAWSPYITVSGAAASTYRTAVRASAPTHYWRLGETLGTKLYDDVGDAPGTLLSLTLGASGALTNDVDAAVTSAGGSNPRMTTTDSESTTAATSVEAWVKTTSTRGGRIVGYGNSSTGTSASGLTDRVLYLDTSGRANFAINDGSYRTVYSRGSVNDGQWHHIVGTVGTGGMELYVDGIRVGRDQSATTPKSYIGYWRIGADQTGSFTNRPSDAALSGSIDDVAVYAKALTKGDVQAHYAASGRTGSWTAAPADAYGAAVSTDAPDLYWRLNETASGPVRDFAVGGSTGNQSGSVTRSQPGAISGDTATTFNGLLSGLVVAQEATNAPTAFTAEVWFKTTSTTGGKLVGFGNAASGLSTNYDRHIVMQSNGRVSFGVNNGSQTSVVSPAAYNDGLWHYAVASQGPDGMKLWVDTKLVGSNGVTTAQNYRGYWRIGGDRTFGSTSSNYITGTLDEVAVYPGVLSEDRIRSHFAAAGRTPGERAPVASFTATTNELAVNVDASASTDADGNIVSYDWTFGDGSTAAGVTAAHTYAQAGTYTVTLKVTDATSLVSSTTKSVTVAPNKAPTAAFTSTVTNLSVAFDASASADSDGTIAGYAWDFGDGQTGTGATATHVYAGAGTFAVKLTVTDDDGAVGTITKSVTTSQAPNTPPVAAFTATTDLLTASLDGSSSSDTDGTVASYAWDFGDASTGTGSTAQHMYAAAGTYTVTLTVTDDRGATNTVTHPVSVVANQAPTASFTSTSTDLTASVDGSGSTDADGSVASYAWDFGDGSTGSGATASHPYAAAGTYTVTLTVTDNRGATNSTSKPVTVTAPLVWAKDSFERTATNGWGTAEVGGAWTMNPGTATALSKFSVADGVGKVTLSAGNSYTASLAGAAPSTSTEERFTVAVNQVSTGGGYYFSAIGRQIDNLNDYRAKVRVASNGAVALWLTRTVGGAETVLTSLTLPGVSVTTPDSLSIRLQVSGVNATTLKAKVWRTATAEPAAWTLTATDSTAVLQAPGYVGINSYLSSSATTVPVVYSYDGFFAGPAQ
- a CDS encoding DUF4352 domain-containing protein gives rise to the protein MGRAGVTTAPAQKAEPAAPSDPVAYPDGVSVRITDVSFAEETAKGPGSFPGRAFARLSLELTNGSSDPIDLGTSVLTLLDKSGTPVQPVYADEADVHDFAGTLSPGGKATAVYAFAVPDDSKSQITLVVDFDAAHTSAVFRGGLE